In a single window of the Cucurbita pepo subsp. pepo cultivar mu-cu-16 chromosome LG18, ASM280686v2, whole genome shotgun sequence genome:
- the LOC111779982 gene encoding chaperone protein dnaJ 49-like, whose translation MDGNKDDAVKCLRIGKEALEAGNLVRALKFVNKARRLDPTLPVDDLLPELKNVSGDQLGGDACDAGNGPSGFPSSKSPEQQPSVRRRVPASGSSESSMSAAYTEENVEIVRQIKKKKDYYEILGLEKSCSIEDVRKSYRKLSLKVHPDKNNAPGAEEAFKAVSKAFQCLSNEESRKTYDLVGSEEEVYERRTARHGGNGFNGFYEGDVDADEIFRNFFFGGMPPTTTHFRSFNFGPGMAPRTGDQGSGGGLRTLIQLLPVLVILLLNFMPSSEPIYALSRSYPYEHRFTTQKGVNYYVKSKNFEQEFPPNSRDRLVLDQRVDREYFNILAQNCRLEMQRRQWGFIRETPHCDMLNKFQSAA comes from the coding sequence ATGGATGGGAATAAGGATGATGCTGTGAAATGCTTGAGAATTGGAAAAGAGGCGTTGGAAGCTGGGAATTTGGTTCGAGCCCTAAAATTTGTGAACAAAGCTCGTCGTCTTGATCCGACGCTTCCCGTTGACGACCTCTTACCGGAACTTAAAAACGTTTCTGGTGATCAGTTGGGTGGTGATGCGTGTGATGCCGGCAATGGGCCATCTGGGTTCCCTTCGTCCAAGTCCCCTGAACAACAACCATCTGTTCGTCGTAGAGTTCCGGCATCTGGTTCTTCTGAATCTTCAATGTCTGCGGCATATACTGAGGAGAATGTAGAGATTGTAAGGcagatcaagaagaagaaggattaCTACGAGATTTTGGGATTGGAGAAGAGTTGCTCTATTGAGGATGTTCGGAAGTCATATAGAAAGCTGTCTTTAAAGGTTCATCCAGATAAGAACAATGCTCCTGGTGCTGAAGAAGCGTTTAAGGCGGTATCCAAGGCCTTTCAGTGTCTAAGTAACGAGGAGAGTAGAAAAACGTATGATCTTGTTGGGTCCGAGGAAGAAGTCTATGAGAGACGGACTGCAAGACATGGTGGTAATGGATTTAATGGGTTTTACGAAGGTGATGTTGATGCAGATGAGATATTTAGAAACTTCTTCTTTGGTGGAATGCCGCCGACAACTACTCATTTCCGTAGTTTCAATTTTGGCCCTGGAATGGCTCCTAGAACAGGTGATCAGGGTTCAGGTGGTGGCCTTCGGACACTGATTCAATTGCTTCCTGTGCTGGTGATATTGCTTTTGAATTTCATGCCATCCTCAGAACCTATCTATGCCCTTTCCCGTTCATATCCTTATGAACACCGATTTACAACTCAGAAGGGTGTCAATTATTATGTGAAATCAAAAAACTTCGAGCAGGAGTTTCCACCTAATAGTCGGGATCGTCTGGTTCTTGACCAAAGGGTAGATAGGGAGTATTTCAATATTCTTGCACAGAATTGTCGACTCGAGATGCAACGACGCCAATGGGGATTCATTCGTGAAACTCCGCATTGTGATATGTTGAATAAGTTTCAATCAGCGGCTTAA
- the LOC111780250 gene encoding NHP2-like protein 1, with product MTAEKVNPKAYPLADAQLTITILDLVQQAANYKQIKKGANEATKTLNRGISEFVVMAADTEPLEILLHLPLLAEDKNVPYVFVPSKQALGRACGVTRPVIACSVTTNEGSQLKSQIQQLKDAIEKLLI from the exons ATg ACTGCAGAGAAAGTGAACCCCAAAGCATACCCATTGGCCGACGCGCAACTTACAATCACCATTCTTGATCTTGTTCAACAAGCTGCTAACTACAAGCAAATCAAGAAGGGCGCCAATGAAG CAACCAAGACGCTGAACAGGGGTATATCTGAGTTCGTTGTCATGGCCGCTGATACCGAGCCCCTTGAAATCCTCCTCCATCTTCCTCTGTTAGCCGAGGATAAG AATGTGCCCTATGTGTTTGTCCCGTCTAAGCAAGCACTTGGCCGAGCTTGTGGAGTTACAAGACCTGTTATCGCCTGTTCTGTGACAACAAATGAAGGAAGCCAATTGAAGTCGCAAATACAGCAACTCAAG GACGCCATTGAGAAGCTCCTGATTTGA
- the LOC111779983 gene encoding ribosome biogenesis regulatory protein homolog isoform X1, with the protein METPQEVQVDIGHLMAFNPHHHFTSPPSSREELVNECLQKGTELVQAIANELFILPSTEDRDGPLVKLSQPKTKLPREKPLPKPKAPTKWELFAKKRGIKNRKKDKILYDEQTQTWKRRHGYDRANDEENIPIIEAKMTDEPGVDPFAKRQENKRKRVEKQENNRLQNLKQAAKVGALPSHVQLAATALPITGTQATTKKITKDELGNVAGMAATATASGGKFDKKLPGEKPPKHEGKYRKFLPVVEGTGVGSREREQTEKVLNRLISKNSHEILNVNKAVNMYNVKREKRRKHDDRKPSSSTSSKLKPNKKLQKKPLKKGSSKKGQAK; encoded by the exons ATGGAGACGCCGCAGGAAGTTCAGGTCGACATTGGTCATCTAATGGCGTTCAATCCTCACCACCATTTCACTTCCCCGCCGTCCTCCAG GGAGGAGCTAGTGAATGAATGTCTACAGAAGGGTACAGAGCTAGTTCAAGCTATTGCTAATGAACTTTTCATCCTGCCTTCAACTGAAGATAGAGATGGTCCTCTAGTGAAGTTGTCTCaacctaaaacaaaattgCCCAGGGAGAAGCCT cTTCCGAAGCCTAAGGCTCCTACAAAATGGGAACTTTTTGCTAAAAAACGAG GTATaaaaaacaggaaaaaagATAAGATTCTGTATGATGAACAAACTCAAACATGGAAGCGTCGCCATGGTTATGATCGTGCAAATGATGAGGAGAACATACCCATCATTGAGGCCAAGATGACAGATg AGCCAGGCGTCGATCCCTTTGCTAAGAGGCAAGAAAATAAGAGGAAACGAGTtgaaaagcaagaaaataatCGCTTACAGAATCTGAAACAAGCTGCAAAAGTTGGTGCTTTGCCAAG CCACGTTCAACTAGCTGCAACTGCTCTGCCCATAACCGGGACGCAAGctacaacaaagaaaattacaaaagacgAGCTTGGAAACGTGGCTGGAATGGCTGCAACCGCAACAGCTAGTGGTGGAAAATTCGACAAGAAGTTGCCTGGAGAAAAGCCTCCAAAGCATGAAGGAAAATATCGCAAG TTTTTACCCGTTGTGGAAGGAACGGGCGTTGGGTCTCGAGAAAGGGAGCAAACTGAGAAAGTCCTGAACCGTCTAATATCTAAGAATTCACATGAGATACTAAACGTCAATAAG GCTGTGAACATGTACAAtgtgaaaagagaaaagaggcGCAAACATGATGATAGAAAGCCTTCATCATCAACATCGAGCAAGTTGAAACCAAATAAGAAACTTCAGAAGAAGCCGCTGAAGAAGGGATCATCGAAGAAAGGACAGGCCAAATGA
- the LOC111780354 gene encoding chaperone protein dnaJ 49-like: protein MDGNKDDALKCLKIGKESLEAGNRTRALKFVNKARRLDPTLSVDDLLSEIQNVSGEDLGVNSGESGNRSSDTSSSKPSDKPSIRRRVTPSGSSESSTSATYTEEQIEVVRKIKKKKDYYEILGLEKSCSTEDIRKAYRKLSLKVHPDKNNAPGAEEAFKAVSKAFQCLSNEESRKKYDVVGSDEPVYERQTTRRGANGFNGFYEADIDADEIFRNFFFGGMAPTTTQFRTFNFGPGMGHRTADQGSGGGLRTLIQLLPVLLILLLNFLPSSEPIYALSRSYPYEFQFTTQKGVNYYVKSTKFEEKYPPDSPDRMSLERHIEREYFNILAQNCRVEMQRRQWGLIRETPYCDMLQKFQSAAS from the coding sequence ATGGACGGGAACAAAGACGATGCtttgaaatgtttgaaaatCGGAAAAGAATCTTTGGAAGCTGGGAATCGGACCCGTGCCTTGAAATTTGTGAATAAAGCTCGCCGTCTTGATCCGACGCTCTCCGTTGACGATCTCTTATCGGAAATTCAGAACGTTTCCGGTGAAGATTTGGGTGTTAATAGTGGAGAATCTGGGAATAGGTCGTCTGATACCTCTTCATCTAAGCCCTCGGATAAGCCTTCGATTCGCCGTAGGGTTACGCCTTCGGGGTCTTCCGAATCTTCAACATCGGCCACTTACACAGAAGAGCAGATTGAGGTTGTGAGgaaaattaagaagaagaaggattaTTACGAGATTTTGGGATTGGAGAAGAGTTGTAGTACTGAGGATATTCGAAAGGCATATAGAAAGCTGTCTTTAAAGGTCCATCCAGATAAGAACAATGCTCCTGGCGCCGAAGAAGCGTTTAAGGCTGTATCAAAGGCGTTTCAGTGTCTGAGTAACGAGGAGAGTCGGAAAAAGTATGATGTTGTTGGGTCTGATGAACCAGTTTACGAGAGACAGACTACAAGACGTGGTGCAAATGGATTTAATGGGTTTTACGAAGCTGATATTGATGCAGATGAGATATTTAGAAACTTCTTCTTCGGTGGAATGGCACCTACAACCACACAGTTTCGTACTTTCAATTTTGGCCCTGGAATGGGACATAGAACAGCTGATCAGGGATCAGGTGGTGGCCTTCGGACTCTGATTCAATTGCTCCCTGTGCTGTTGATATTGCTTTTGAACTTCTTGCCATCCTCAGAACCTATCTATGCTCTGTCCCGCTCCTATCCCTATGAATTCCAGTTCACCACTCAGAAGGGTGTCAATTATTATGtgaaatcaacaaaatttgaGGAGAAGTATCCACCTGATAGCCCTGACCGCATGTCACTTGAGCGGCACATAGAGAGGGAGTACTTTAACATTCTTGCTCAGAATTGTCGTGTTGAGATGCAACGTCGGCAGTGGGGATTAATAAGGGAAACTCCATATTGTGATATGTTGCAGAAGTTTCAGTCAGCTGCTTCGTGA